The proteins below come from a single Panicum hallii strain FIL2 chromosome 7, PHallii_v3.1, whole genome shotgun sequence genomic window:
- the LOC112900377 gene encoding uncharacterized protein LOC112900377, which produces MLIVFGVIIMVQPGRSFLQRSDLDKPKAHVAKPPATPPDTTPTFEVSNASSMQNQPQKKVVSTGTSSSRSTNIVCHRCKGMGDVMKDCPSRRAFIATNDGGYVNASDVEDDLALAANYVADLESEAEATDPIIATVGYKSILVQRVLST; this is translated from the exons ATGCTGATCGTCTTTGGCGTAATCATCATG GTCCAACCTGGAAGATCTTTTCTGCAGCGTTCCGACCTTGATAAGCCCAAGGCACATGTTGCTAAGCCACCAGCAACACCACCGGATACTACACCTACTTTCGAGGTAAGTAATGCATCGTCTATGCAGAACCAACCGCAGAAGAAAGTTGTTTCTACTGGTACTTCATCGAGCCGCTCCACCAACATCGtgtgccaccgctgcaagggcATGGGAGATGTCATGAAGGATTGCCCAAGTCGTCGTGCATTTATTGCTACCAATGATGGAGGGTATGTAAATGCTagtgatgttgaagatgatttgGCTCTTGCTGCTAACTATGTTGCAGATTTAGAGAGCGAAGCAGAGGCCACTGATCCTATAATTGCTACTGTGGGTTACAAATCTATTCTTGTACAGCGTGTGTTGAGTACATAG
- the LOC112901317 gene encoding phototropin-2: MAAGSSRQAAEKVDKWMAFPSGADGGGSFTFPPPRSWSGGVKEIVEELASSSPGAAAGGSSSNRQPSFQRGRDSGVGSTKSSLDGARASGESSLPRVSQELKDALSNLQQTFVVSDATRPDCPIIYASAGFYTMTGYSPKEVIGRNCRFLQGPDTDMNEVAKIRDAVKAGRSFCGRLLNYRKDGAPFWNLLTVTPIRDDNGKVIKFIGMQVEVSKYTEGLSDKRMRPNELPVSLIRYDDRQKETAMSSITEVVQTVKDPRARSQGEEEPMEPPPPVTPARAGAAATASPMVGPGTASGGASHKLPLWDLKKEDSLSRKLSGRGSLMGFKMGKRSSVGSREQALPAAEVEAPAPPAPPEAATEKERKNSWEKEGRERDIRQGIDLATTLERIEKNFVITDPRIPDNPIIFASDSFLELTEYTREEILGRNCRFLQGPETDMSTVDKIREAIREQKEITVQLINYTKSGKKFWNLFHLQPMWDQKGELQYFIGVQLDGSDHVEPLTSRLSENTELQSAKLVKATAENVDEAVRELPDPNLRPEDLWAIHSQPVSPKPHKRYNSSWIAIEKITKSGEKIGLKHFKPVKPLGCGDTGSVHLVELQGSGELFAMKAMDKSVMLNRNKVHRACIEREIYSLLDHPFLPTLYTSFQTPTHVCLITDFCPGGELFALLDRQPMNLFREDSARFYAAEVVIGLEYLHCLGIIYRDLKPENILLQEDGHIVLTDFDLSFLTSSKPHVIKHSTSRRRRSKEFLPPSFVSDPATPSNSFVGTEEYIAPEVITGAPHTSAIDWWALGILLYEMLYGRTPFRGKNRKKTFYNILHKDLTFPSSIPVSLAAKQLIHGLLQRDPSSRLGSSAGANDIKQHPFFEDIYWPLIRCMEPPELDVPLKLIRKESEVKVKAEEDSLTLPY; the protein is encoded by the exons ATGGCGGCGGGGTCGTCGAGGCAAGCGGCGGAGAAGGTGGACAAGTGGATGGCGTTCCCGTCGggcgccgacggcggcggcagcttcaCCTTCCCACCGCCGCGTTCCTGGTCGGGAGGCGTCAAGGAGATCGTGGAGGAGCTGGCGTCGTCCTCCCCGGGAGCCGCCGccggaggcagcagcagcaaccggCAGCCGTCGTTCCAGCGCGGGCGCGACAGCGGCGTGGGCAGCACCAAGTCGTCGCtggacggcgcgcgcgcgtcggGGGAGTCGTCGCTGCCGCGGGTGTCGCAGGAGCTCAAGGACGCGCTGTCCAACCTGCAGCAGACCTTCGTCGTCTCCGACGCAACGCGCCCGGACTGCCCCATCATCTACGCCAGCGCCGGGTTCTACACCATGACCGGCTACTCCCCCAAGGAGGTCATCGGCCGCAACTGCCGCTTCCTGCAGGGCCCCGACACGGACATGAACGAGGTGGCCAAGATCCGGGACGCCGTCAAGGCCGGACGCAGCTTCTGCGGCCGCTTGCTCAACTACCGCAAGGACGGCGCGCCCTTCTGGAACCTGCTCACCGTCACCCCAATCCGCGACGACAACGGCAAGGTCATCAAGTTCATCGG GATGCAAGTGGAGGTGAGCAAGTACACGGAGGGTCTCAGCGACAAGCGCATGCGGCCCAACGAGCTGCCGGTCTCGCTCATCCGCTACGACG ACCGGCAGAAGGAGACGGCGATGTCGTCGATAACGGAGGTGGTGCAGACGGTGAAGGACCCGCGCGCCCGCTCCCAGggcgaggaggagcccatggagcccCCGCCGCCGGTCACGCCGGCGCGGGCCGGCGCCGCGGCCACCGCGTCACCGATGGTCGGCCCCGGCACGGCGTCCGGCGGCGCCAGCCACAAGTTGCCGCTCTGGGACCTCAAGAAGGAGGACTCGTTGAGCAGGAAGCTGAGCGGCCGCGGCTCACTCATGGG GTTCAAGATGGGGAAGAGGAGCTCGGTGGGAAGCAGGGAGCAGGCGctaccggcggcggaggtggaggcgcCTGCGCCACCGGCGCCACCGGAGGCGGCGACGGAGAAGGAGCGCAAGAACAGCTGGGAGAaagaggggagggagagggacaTCAGGCAGGGGATCGACCTGGCAACCACTCTGGAGCGTATCGAGAAGAACTTCGTCATCACCGACCCCAGGATCCCGGACAACCCCATC ATCTTCGCGTCGGATAGCTTCCTGGAGCTGACGGAGTACACGCGGGAGGAGATCCTCGGAAGGAACTGCAG ATTTCTTCAAGGGCCGGAGACCGACATGTCCACTGTCGATAAGATCCGGGAGGCCATCCGGGAGCAGAAGGAGATCACGGTCCAGCTCATCAACTACACCAAGAGCG GGAAGAAGTTTTGGAACTTGTTTCACCTTCAGCCGATGTGGGACCAGAAG GGGGAGCTTCAATACTTCATCGGTGTTCAGCTTGATGGAAGCGACCATGTCGAACCCCTTACGAGTCGTCTCTCTGAGAACACCGAGCTACAAAGTGCTAAACTG GTCAAAGCTACAGCGGAGAATGTGGATGAAGCAGTCAGAGAGCTTCCTGATCCCAACTTG AGACCAGAGGACCTGTGGGCAATTCACTCTCAACCCGTTTCTCCAAAACCTCACAAACGATACAACTCTTCTTGGATAGCGATAGAAAAG ATTACAAAATCTGGGGAGAAGATTGGCTTGAAGCACTTCAAGCCTGTAAAACCTTTGGGTTGTGGTGACACTGGAAG tgtacacctGGTGGAGTTGCAAGGCAGTGGGGAATTATTTGCAATGAAGGCAATGGACAAATCAGTGATGTTGAATCGCAACAAG GTTCATCGAGCTTGTATCGAAAGAGAAATATACTCACTGTTAGATCATCCGTTTCTACCAACACTATATACTTCATTCCAG ACACCAACACATGTTTGTCTCATAACAGACTTCTGTCCTGGAGGAGAATTATTTGCACTGCTTGATAGGCAACCCATGAATCTTTTCAGAGAAGACTCTGCAAG GTTTTACGCTGCGGAGGTTGTAATTGGTCTGGAGTATCTCCATTGCCTTG GAATTATATACCGTGATCTAAAACCAGAAAATATTTTGCTCCAAGAGGACGGACACATTGTTCTGACTGATTTTGACCTCTCATTTTTGACTTCTTCAAAACCCCAT GTGATAAAGCATTCAACATCAAGACGGAGAAGATCTAAAGAATTTCTCCCCCCAAGTTTTGTTTCAGACCCTGCCACTCCATCAAATTCTTTTGTTGGAACTGAAGAGTACATAGCTCCA GAGGTCATCACGGGTGCACCACATACAAGTGCCATTGATTGGTGGGCTCTTG GGATTCTCTTGTATGAGATGTTGTATGGGCGGACACCTTTTCGAGGAAAGAACAGGAAAAAGACATTTTATAACATCCTGCACAAAGACCTTACATTTCCTAGTAGCATTCCG GTTAGTCTTGCGGCGAAGCAATTAATCCATGGATTGCTTCAGAGAGATCCCTCTTCTCGACTTGGCTCAAGTGCTGGTGCAAACGATATCAAGCAACATCCCTTTTTTGAAGATATATACTGGCCGCTCATTCGTTGCATG GAGCCCCCAGAGCTTGATGTTCCGCTGAAATTAATTCGGAAGGAATCTGAAGTTAAAGTGAAGGCCGAGGAAGATTCTCTCACTCTGCCGTATTGA